The following proteins come from a genomic window of Miscanthus floridulus cultivar M001 chromosome 2, ASM1932011v1, whole genome shotgun sequence:
- the LOC136536864 gene encoding hexose carrier protein HEX6-like — MAIGSFVEGAPADGGEGYSGRVTPFVVLSCVVAGSGGVLFGYDLGISGGVTSMDSFLKRFFPKVYRQKQDSKVSHYCKFNSELLTVCRSQDLLHE; from the exons ATGGCGATCGGGTCGTTCGTGGAGGGCGCTCCGGCGGACGGCGGGGAAGGTTACAGCGGCCGCGTGACGCCCTTCGTGGTGCTGTCCTGCGTCGTCGCTGGCAGCGGCGGCGTCCTCTTCGGATACGACCTCGGCATCTCCG GTGGTGTTACCTCAATGGACTCCTTCCTGAAGAGGTTCTTCCCAAAGGTGTACCGTCAGAAGCAGGACAGCAAAGTGAGCCACTACTGCAAGTTCAACAGCGAGCTCCTCACCGTTTGTCGGTCCCAAGATCTCCTACACGAGTGA